In the genome of Flavobacterium panacagri, one region contains:
- a CDS encoding AAA family ATPase, which produces MQKEIIVLLGGPGTGKSTLINELVARGFCCYPEISRQVTMKAQQEGIEQLFLEQPLLFSEMLLEGRIEQYKNALEEPDNVVFIDRGIPDVVAYMDYIGDEYPERFTKACEDYKYSKTFILPPWEEIYQSDAERYENFEQAVKIQEHLIETYKKYGYELIEVPKDTVENRILYILDKI; this is translated from the coding sequence GTGCAAAAAGAAATTATAGTCTTACTTGGCGGTCCTGGTACTGGAAAATCAACACTTATTAACGAATTGGTAGCTCGTGGCTTTTGCTGCTATCCTGAAATTTCTAGACAGGTTACCATGAAAGCGCAACAGGAAGGCATTGAGCAACTGTTTCTGGAACAGCCTCTTTTGTTTAGCGAAATGCTTTTGGAAGGTCGTATCGAACAGTACAAAAATGCTCTTGAAGAACCAGATAACGTCGTTTTTATTGACCGAGGGATTCCTGATGTTGTAGCCTACATGGATTACATTGGAGACGAATATCCAGAACGTTTTACTAAGGCTTGTGAAGACTATAAATATTCTAAAACTTTTATTCTGCCGCCTTGGGAAGAAATTTATCAAAGTGATGCAGAGCGTTATGAAAATTTTGAACAAGCAGTTAAAATTCAGGAACATCTTATCGAGACCTATAAAAAATATGGGTACGAACTGATTGAAGTCCCAAAAGATACGGTTGAAAACAGAATTCTTTATATCTTAGACAAAATTTAG
- a CDS encoding RecQ family ATP-dependent DNA helicase, protein MLGAQDILLKYWKHDSFRPLQKEIIDSVLEGQDTFAVLPTGGGKSICFQVPAMMQEGICLVISPLIALMKDQVMNLQKRDIKAIALTGGIHTEEIIDLLDNCQYGNYKFLYLSPERLQSDWILERIKNLPINLIAIDEAHCVSQWGHDFRPAYLKISELKKFFPKIPFLALTATATPRVIEDIRTQLELKNPRHFQQSFERKNIAYMVFEVEDKLYRTEQILKKNPQPSIIYVRNRKSCLNMSSQLQSLGFTSTYYHGGLSAKEKDKNMQLWMSQQAQVIVATNAFGMGIDKDNVKTVIHTQLPENLENYYQESGRAGRNGAKAFSVLLYNNSDMIQTEQQFINVLPDKKFLKTMYIKLCTYFQIAYGEGLDESFSFKLNHFCNKYDFPTLKTYNALQFLSQQGIITMSQEFSEKINIQFLLESKEVIRYMSLNPNDEEIMLAILRTYPGVYEVKSNLNLGLIAKKSNHTEEQVTALLEKLKEKEIIEYKSKNNDATILFNEVREDDLTINRVSKYLEKQNQVKKEQLHSVLHYIKDTKTCKNRLVLNYFGEETNENCGICSYCITQKGKITEADSIADKILSLLKTASLTSREIETQIKMDTKDIISVLQELLENNHIIIQANNKYTLKS, encoded by the coding sequence ATGCTCGGAGCGCAGGATATTCTTCTAAAATACTGGAAACACGACAGTTTTAGACCGTTGCAAAAAGAAATTATCGATTCGGTTCTCGAAGGACAGGATACTTTTGCCGTACTTCCGACGGGAGGTGGAAAATCGATTTGTTTTCAGGTTCCCGCTATGATGCAGGAAGGTATCTGCCTCGTAATTTCTCCTCTTATTGCTTTAATGAAAGATCAGGTAATGAACCTGCAAAAAAGAGACATTAAAGCTATTGCTCTTACGGGCGGAATTCACACTGAAGAAATTATTGATCTTTTGGACAACTGCCAATACGGAAATTATAAATTTCTTTATTTATCTCCAGAACGTCTACAATCGGATTGGATTTTGGAGCGCATCAAAAATCTTCCTATCAATTTAATTGCTATTGATGAGGCGCATTGTGTTTCGCAATGGGGACATGATTTTAGACCAGCTTATCTTAAAATTTCTGAACTCAAAAAATTCTTTCCTAAAATTCCGTTTTTGGCTTTGACCGCTACGGCAACTCCGAGAGTTATTGAAGACATCAGAACACAATTGGAATTGAAAAACCCAAGACATTTTCAGCAGTCGTTTGAGCGAAAAAATATTGCTTATATGGTTTTTGAAGTAGAAGATAAATTGTACAGAACCGAGCAAATCCTTAAAAAGAATCCACAGCCTTCTATCATATATGTCCGAAATAGAAAGTCTTGTTTGAACATGTCTTCACAATTGCAGTCGTTAGGATTCACTTCGACGTATTATCATGGCGGACTTTCGGCAAAAGAAAAAGACAAAAACATGCAGTTATGGATGTCACAGCAAGCACAAGTGATTGTGGCAACGAATGCTTTTGGAATGGGAATTGACAAAGACAATGTTAAAACGGTTATTCATACACAGCTTCCGGAAAACTTAGAAAATTATTACCAGGAATCCGGTAGAGCGGGGCGAAATGGCGCAAAAGCTTTTTCGGTTTTGCTTTATAACAATTCAGACATGATCCAGACGGAACAACAGTTTATTAATGTTCTTCCAGACAAGAAGTTTCTTAAAACGATGTACATCAAACTCTGTACTTATTTCCAAATTGCTTACGGAGAGGGTTTAGATGAATCTTTTTCTTTTAAATTGAATCATTTTTGTAATAAATACGACTTCCCTACTTTAAAAACTTATAATGCACTGCAGTTTTTGAGTCAGCAGGGAATTATTACGATGTCTCAGGAATTCTCTGAAAAAATCAATATTCAATTTTTACTCGAATCTAAAGAGGTGATTCGATACATGAGTTTGAATCCGAATGATGAAGAAATTATGCTGGCCATTTTAAGAACCTATCCTGGCGTTTACGAAGTAAAATCAAATCTAAATCTGGGATTAATAGCTAAAAAATCCAATCATACCGAAGAACAAGTTACAGCACTTTTAGAAAAATTAAAGGAAAAGGAAATCATAGAATACAAATCTAAAAACAATGACGCTACTATTTTATTTAATGAAGTCCGCGAAGACGATCTTACCATAAATAGGGTTTCAAAATATTTAGAAAAACAAAATCAAGTTAAAAAAGAACAGCTTCATTCTGTTTTACATTATATAAAAGACACCAAAACCTGCAAAAACAGATTGGTTTTGAATTATTTTGGAGAAGAAACCAACGAAAACTGCGGTATTTGTTCATACTGCATTACCCAAAAAGGAAAAATTACAGAAGCAGATTCGATTGCTGATAAAATTTTATCACTTTTAAAAACAGCTTCTTTGACTTCGAGAGAAATTGAAACCCAAATCAAAATGGATACAAAAGACATTATTTCGGTTCTTCAAGAATTACTCGAAAACAATCATATCATTATACAAGCGAATAATAAATACACTTTAAAATCATAA
- the fmt gene encoding methionyl-tRNA formyltransferase, with product MEKLRIIFMGTPEFAVGILDTIIKNNYEVVGVITAADKPAGRGQKIKYSAVKEYALANNLTLLQPTNLKDENFLAELKALNANLQIVVAFRMLPKVVWEMPSLGTFNLHASLLPNYRGAAPINWAIINGETKTGVTTFFIDDKIDTGAMILNSEIAIEPEETAGQLHDRLMHLGSTTVIDTLKVIETGNVTTTIQEDNDDIKTAYKLNKENCKIDWTKSGTEINNLIRGLSPYPASWCFLKDQNEELNIKIYEAKLVSESHSYEIGKLISSKKEIKIAIKEGFIQLLSLQFPGKRRMLASEILNGVSFSDAAKVY from the coding sequence ATGGAGAAATTGAGAATTATATTTATGGGAACGCCAGAATTTGCTGTCGGCATTTTGGATACCATTATTAAAAACAACTATGAAGTTGTCGGCGTGATCACTGCGGCAGACAAACCAGCAGGACGCGGACAAAAAATAAAATATTCAGCAGTAAAAGAATACGCCTTAGCAAACAACCTTACTTTATTACAGCCAACCAATTTAAAAGACGAGAATTTCTTAGCCGAATTAAAAGCTCTAAACGCTAATTTACAAATTGTAGTAGCGTTTAGAATGTTACCAAAAGTAGTTTGGGAAATGCCAAGTTTAGGCACTTTTAATCTTCATGCTTCTTTATTACCAAATTATCGTGGCGCGGCGCCAATTAACTGGGCCATTATAAATGGAGAAACCAAAACTGGGGTTACCACTTTCTTTATTGATGATAAAATCGATACTGGTGCGATGATTTTAAATTCTGAAATCGCAATTGAACCAGAAGAAACAGCCGGACAATTACATGATCGTTTGATGCATTTAGGAAGTACAACCGTTATTGACACCTTAAAAGTTATTGAAACAGGAAATGTAACGACCACGATTCAAGAAGATAACGACGATATAAAAACAGCTTACAAATTAAACAAAGAAAACTGCAAAATTGACTGGACAAAATCTGGAACAGAAATCAATAATCTGATTCGAGGCTTGAGCCCTTATCCTGCTTCTTGGTGTTTTTTAAAAGATCAAAATGAGGAACTTAACATCAAAATTTATGAAGCAAAACTGGTCTCAGAGTCCCATTCTTATGAGATTGGAAAATTAATTAGCAGTAAAAAAGAAATCAAGATTGCAATAAAAGAGGGTTTTATTCAGTTATTAAGTCTACAATTTCCAGGAAAAAGGAGAATGCTTGCCTCAGAAATATTAAATGGAGTGAGTTTTTCAGATGCTGCAAAAGTCTATTAA
- a CDS encoding HU family DNA-binding protein, which yields MNKSELIDAIAADAGITKAAAKLALESFLGNVGTTLKKGGRVSLVGFGSWSVSSRAARDGRNPQTGKTIKIAAKNVVKFKAGAELEGAVN from the coding sequence ATGAACAAATCAGAATTAATCGATGCTATCGCTGCTGATGCAGGAATTACAAAAGCTGCGGCGAAATTAGCTTTAGAGTCTTTTTTAGGTAATGTAGGGACAACTTTGAAAAAAGGTGGAAGAGTTTCATTAGTAGGTTTCGGATCTTGGTCAGTTTCTTCTAGAGCTGCTAGAGATGGTAGAAACCCTCAAACAGGAAAAACAATCAAAATCGCAGCTAAAAATGTTGTAAAATTCAAAGCTGGTGCTGAATTAGAAGGTGCAGTGAACTAA
- a CDS encoding YqgE/AlgH family protein — protein MISEKLKKGHLLIAEPSIIGDLSFNRSVILLADHNKEGSIGFIINKPLKYTISDLIPEIEANFKIYNGGPVEQDNLYFIHNIPELIPNSVEISNGIYWGGDFESTKDLINSGAISKNNIRFFLGYTGWDENQLENEMQGNSWIIADNNYKNKIIGKSTTHFWKEQIIELGGDYLIWSNAPENPYLN, from the coding sequence ATGATTTCAGAAAAATTAAAAAAAGGACACCTGCTTATTGCCGAGCCTTCAATAATTGGAGATTTATCTTTTAACAGATCGGTAATTTTATTAGCAGACCATAACAAAGAAGGATCAATAGGTTTTATAATTAACAAGCCATTAAAATATACTATTAGTGACTTAATACCAGAAATTGAGGCCAACTTTAAGATATATAACGGAGGTCCCGTAGAACAAGACAATCTTTATTTCATTCACAATATTCCTGAACTAATCCCAAACAGTGTTGAGATTTCGAACGGAATTTATTGGGGTGGCGATTTTGAGTCCACCAAAGACCTTATAAACAGCGGTGCTATCAGCAAAAATAACATTCGCTTTTTCTTAGGTTACACTGGCTGGGACGAAAATCAGCTTGAAAATGAAATGCAGGGAAACTCTTGGATCATTGCTGATAATAATTATAAAAATAAAATTATCGGAAAATCCACTACCCATTTTTGGAAAGAGCAGATTATAGAACTTGGAGG